The genome window CTGCCAGCGCCCGGACGTCACCGGTTTCCACCGGCTTGCCCTTGAACAGCAGCCGGCCTTCGCTCGGCGTATATTCCCGCATGACGAGACGCGCGCAGGTTGTCTTGCCGCTGCCCGATTCCCCGACCAGCGCCAATGTGCGGCCGGGATGCAGCGCAAACGACACCGATTGCGCTGCCTTGACCGCGAAAGGGGCACGGCCAAAGGTTTTTGAAACGCGGTCGAGCGCCAAGATGGCATTGCACGGATCAGTCATGTGGCTGCGATCTCCGTCACCGTGGCCCCGTGCAATGAGGGGAACGAGGCCCACAGCTTCTTTGTGTAGTCGTGTTGCGGTGCGCCGTAGATTTTCTGGGCGGTGTTCTGTTCGACGAGCTTGCCTGCCAGCATGATGCCGATGCGATCGCAAACCTGAACCATCAGGCCGAGGTCGTGCGTGATGAACAGGACCGAAAAGCCAAAGGTCTTGCGCAGTTCGTTGATGCGCTGGAGGATTTCGCGCTGGACGACGACGTCGAGCGCCGTCGTGGGCTCATCCATCACGACGATTTTCGGATTGAGCGCGAGACAGATCGCGATCACGATGCGCTGGCGCATGCCGCCCGAGAACTGATGCGGATAGTCCCTCATGCGGTCTGGCTGGATGTCGACGAGACGCAGCATCTCGGCTGTCCGCTCCCGCGCCTGCTTGCGGTTCATCCCCTGATGCGTGTGCAGCACGTCGTAGAACTGCGCCTCGATGCGCAGCACCGGATTAAGCGAATTCATGGCGCTCTGGAATACCATGGCCACTTCGCGCCAGCGAAAGTGGCGCAGCTCCCGGGGATCGAGATCCAGCACGTCGCGACCCTCCAGCAGAATCTGGCCGCTGCGGATCAGCGCCGGCGGTTTGTGAAGGCGGCTGATGGCAAAGGCGATCGTGCTCTTGCCGCAACCGGATTCACCGGCAAGACCGAAAATCTCGCCATGCGCGACGTCGAAACTCACATCATCAACCGCGCGAAAATCGGTTGTTTCGCCGATGTAGTCGATGGTCAGGTTTCTTATGGAAAGCAATGGCTGGGTCACAGGCGGCCTTCTCCCGAACGGATCAATGCGGTCCAGCGGCTCAGACGATTGCCTGTCCGCAGACGCGGATTGGCAATCTCGTCAACCGCGAAATTCAGCAGCGAAAGCCCGACACCCAGAAGGGCGAGGGCAAAGCATGGGGTGAGAATATCCCACCATGCGCCGACCGACAGGGCCGACGCCTTTTGCGCATTGTAGAGCATCATGCCCCAGGACACGGTTTTTGGATCGCCGAGGCCGAGGAATTCCAGCGTTGCCTCGGTAATGATGGCAAAGATCACGCTGCCGATAAAATTGATGCCAACGATGGAAATGAGATTGGGAAAGATTTCGAAGGTCATGATGCGCCAGCGCGGCTCGCCCATCATTTCCGCGGACTTGATGAAGTCCTTGTGTTTGACCGAAAGGGTTTCGGCACGGGTGACGCGCGCGCCCCAAGCCCATGAAGTAAAGCCGAGGATAATGGCGATGACCAGCGGGCTGGCCTGTCCGATGAAAGCGGCGAGGACCAGGAGCAGGGGCAGGTTCGGCACGACCAGCACCATGTTCGTGAAGAAGCTGATCACTTCATCGGTCTTGCCGCCGCGATAGCCGGCAATAATGCCAAGCGCCGTGCCAAGCGCCGTTATCAGCAGTCCGGCTCCGAAGCCAACGGCAAGCGACGTGCGCGCGCCATGGATGAGGCGCGAGAAGACGTCCTGGCCGATGCGGGTGGTCCCGAGCCAATGATCCGCCGATGGCGGCTGGTGCGGCCGGCCAACGCGGGCTGCCGGATTGTATTCGCTTAGAAGCGGCGCTGCGAGTGCGATCAGCACGATGAGCGCAATGATGATCATGCCGATGAGGGCCTTGCGATTGCGGACGAGACCGGAGAGGAGAACACCCATTGTCATGCCCCCCGCAGGCGCGGGTCGAGCAGCACATAGCTGACATCGACGATGAAATTGGCGACAAGCATGGCGACGGTCATGATCAGGAGCTGGCCCTGGATCACCGGATAGTCGCGCGCGAGAATGGCCTGATAGAGAATGTTGCCGAGGCCCGGATAGTTGTAGACGACTTCGGTGACGAGCGAGCCGCCCAGGACGGTGCCAATGGCGATGGCGAGGCTGCTGACCGTTGGCAGCAAGGCATTGCGCGCCGCGTACCAGATCATGACGCGGCTGTCGGACAGGCCCTTGGCACGCGCCATGACGATATAGTCCTCGCCGAGAAGGTTGATCATGTTGTTGCGCATGGTGACCGCAAAGCCGCCCGTGAGCACGGTGCAGAGCGTCAGCATCGGCAGGATGCCATGGCAAAGCAGGCTGCCGATATAGGTCAGCGACAACGATGGATCCAGCGCCGGGTCGGCGGCGTAGCCGGTCGGAAACCAGCCGAGCGTAAAACCGAAGAAGAACAATACGATGAGCGAGGTGACGACCGCCGGGACGGAGGTTGCAAAAATGGCGCCGACGGAAACCACAACGTCGAAGATCCCGCCGCGCCACCACGCGGCGAGAATGCCGAGGAACGTGCCGAGGGTGAAGCTGATGATCGTCGCCGTGCCCATCAGGCCGACCGTCCAGATCAGCGCGTGGCCGAGAACCGAGGTGACGGGCAGCGGGAAATATTTGATCGAGCGGCCGAGATCGCCGGTGAAGATGCTTTGCAGATAGGTCAGGTATTGCTGCCACAAGGGACCATCGACAAAGCCAAAAGTCAGTTTCAAGGACGCAAGATTCTCCGCCGACAATTCGGTGCCGGTGCTGGAAAACATGATCTGGATCGGATCACCGGGCATCAGGCGCGGCAAAAAGAAGTTGATTGTGGCAGCCGCCACAAAGGCTGCCAGGTAGAATCCGAGGCGGCGGAGCAAGAAAACCATATGCTTCTCCCATCATGGCGCAGGAGCGATCGCAACCGCTCCAGCGCCATGCGGTTAGTTTGCCGGCTTCAATGCCAGGAGGTGCAGCAGACGCGCTGGATTGTTGCGCGTGATGGACGGGTTGACGAACGGGTTGTCGGGCGTCGACCATCCGGTGAAGCGCTTGGTGTTGTATTGATACCAGTTGGGATTGTTGTAGACGGGGAACATGGGCAGGTTTTCCGCCACGATGCGCTGAGCCTTGTTCATCACCTCTTTCCGGGCGGCGGGATCGGCTGTCCGGGTAAAATCAACCAGCAGTTTCGCGAGATCCGGATTGAACCAGCGTTGCGCGGTGAACCGCGTCTTTCCCTTGTCGGTCTCATTAAATGCGCGCTGATAGGGATAATAGGGCGACGCTGCCGCAGGGAGGCTGTTGATGGCCATGTCGAACGTGCCGTTGATCAGGTTGCCCGTCCAGACGGCTTCTTCCGGTGTGGCGATCTTGGCGTCGAGGCCGCTCTCCTGCATGCCCTCGATGGCGATCTGCACGGTGTCGATCCAGTCCGTCCATGCACTGGGCACAATGACGGAGAACGATATCTTGCTGCCATCCGGATTGTCGCGGAAGCCGTCGCCATCCTTGTCGACATAACCCGCTTCATCGAGCAGTTCCTTGGCTGCCTCGGTGTCATGTTTGCCGAACTTGCCAAATGCCTCGATGACCGAAGGATCGGACCAGGGTTTGTAAAGTTCGCCAAGACCGGACGGGTCCTCGTTGAGCGTCGGATAGCCATAGCCTGCCACGTCAACCATGGCTTTGCGATCGAGCGACATGCTGACCGCCTGGCGGAACTTGATGTCGTTGAAAGCCTTGCGGTTGGCCTCGTTGGCCGTTTCCAGATTGAACAGGAACGCCACCATGCTGCTTGGTGTGTACCAGTAGTGGAAATGCTCCTTGTCCTTGGCGACATAGGTGTTCTCGACATCGGGAATGAATGAAACGCCCCAGTCGAGCGTACCGTCGGCGGTCGCGGTCAGGATCTGGTTGTTGTCGGCAAGCTGTGGAAAGCGCAGGCAATCGATCTTGAGTTCAGCGGCGTCCCAGTAATTCGGATTGCGGCATTGGTCGTAGGTCTGGCCGGTGAAACGCGGAATTTCTGTCAGCGGGCCGCTACCG of Phyllobacterium zundukense contains these proteins:
- a CDS encoding ABC transporter ATP-binding protein; the protein is MTQPLLSIRNLTIDYIGETTDFRAVDDVSFDVAHGEIFGLAGESGCGKSTIAFAISRLHKPPALIRSGQILLEGRDVLDLDPRELRHFRWREVAMVFQSAMNSLNPVLRIEAQFYDVLHTHQGMNRKQARERTAEMLRLVDIQPDRMRDYPHQFSGGMRQRIVIAICLALNPKIVVMDEPTTALDVVVQREILQRINELRKTFGFSVLFITHDLGLMVQVCDRIGIMLAGKLVEQNTAQKIYGAPQHDYTKKLWASFPSLHGATVTEIAAT
- a CDS encoding ABC transporter permease, with the translated sequence MVFLLRRLGFYLAAFVAAATINFFLPRLMPGDPIQIMFSSTGTELSAENLASLKLTFGFVDGPLWQQYLTYLQSIFTGDLGRSIKYFPLPVTSVLGHALIWTVGLMGTATIISFTLGTFLGILAAWWRGGIFDVVVSVGAIFATSVPAVVTSLIVLFFFGFTLGWFPTGYAADPALDPSLSLTYIGSLLCHGILPMLTLCTVLTGGFAVTMRNNMINLLGEDYIVMARAKGLSDSRVMIWYAARNALLPTVSSLAIAIGTVLGGSLVTEVVYNYPGLGNILYQAILARDYPVIQGQLLIMTVAMLVANFIVDVSYVLLDPRLRGA
- a CDS encoding ABC transporter permease, producing the protein MGVLLSGLVRNRKALIGMIIIALIVLIALAAPLLSEYNPAARVGRPHQPPSADHWLGTTRIGQDVFSRLIHGARTSLAVGFGAGLLITALGTALGIIAGYRGGKTDEVISFFTNMVLVVPNLPLLLVLAAFIGQASPLVIAIILGFTSWAWGARVTRAETLSVKHKDFIKSAEMMGEPRWRIMTFEIFPNLISIVGINFIGSVIFAIITEATLEFLGLGDPKTVSWGMMLYNAQKASALSVGAWWDILTPCFALALLGVGLSLLNFAVDEIANPRLRTGNRLSRWTALIRSGEGRL
- a CDS encoding ABC transporter substrate-binding protein — translated: MFKNRLLAAASAFVLLSSPALAQTVLTANIEPATTWVRNFNPFNQTSARQSTLDFIYEPLVFFNRFDNNKPNFRLAESFKLADDLKSIEFKLRPDLKWSDGKPLAAADVKFTYDYLKKFPALDFVSIWKFIDGIEAVDAQTIRFTLVNPSSLAADQLVQVPIIPEHVWKDIADPVTFANETPVGSGPLTEIPRFTGQTYDQCRNPNYWDAAELKIDCLRFPQLADNNQILTATADGTLDWGVSFIPDVENTYVAKDKEHFHYWYTPSSMVAFLFNLETANEANRKAFNDIKFRQAVSMSLDRKAMVDVAGYGYPTLNEDPSGLGELYKPWSDPSVIEAFGKFGKHDTEAAKELLDEAGYVDKDGDGFRDNPDGSKISFSVIVPSAWTDWIDTVQIAIEGMQESGLDAKIATPEEAVWTGNLINGTFDMAINSLPAAASPYYPYQRAFNETDKGKTRFTAQRWFNPDLAKLLVDFTRTADPAARKEVMNKAQRIVAENLPMFPVYNNPNWYQYNTKRFTGWSTPDNPFVNPSITRNNPARLLHLLALKPAN